Proteins from a single region of Rhinolophus sinicus isolate RSC01 linkage group LG13, ASM3656204v1, whole genome shotgun sequence:
- the RTEL1 gene encoding regulator of telomere elongation helicase 1 isoform X1, protein MGSGCRRALLNRSLGGGFFVTRPCRKGGQSVFRGSSGEQHHVPTPRAGITYLVWLRPTQPAFQPPSVLSRGQANMPKITLNGVMVDFPFQPYRCQEEYMTKVLECLQKKVNGILESPTGTGKTLCLLCATLAWREHLRDAISAHKIAERVPGELFLHRPLSSWGNAASDGDATACSMDIPKVIYASRTHSQLTQAISELRNTSYRPRVCVLGSREQLCIHPEVKKQESNHLQIHLCRKKVASHSCHFYNNVEEKSLEQELATPIMDIEDLVRSGNRHKLCPYYLSRNLRQQADIIFMPYNYLLDAKSRRAHNIDLKGTVVIFDEAHNVEKMCEESASFDLTPHDVASGLSAVDQVLEEQAKAAQQGEPGPAFGADSSSVLNMELEDLAKLKMILLRLEEAIDAVELPGDDRGVTKPGSFIFELFAEAQITSQTKSCILDSLDQVIQHLAGRAGLLTSTVGLQKLSDIIQFFACLDVDQHGLPPLPLFLEGSSGPGLCVIVFNADPADGGSAPVVGPGGSQSYKVHIHPDASHRKTAQLSDAWGSTAARRQGKVLSYWCFSPGHSMRELAHQGVRSLILTSGTLAPVSSLALEMQIPFPVCLENPHVIDKHQIWVGIVPKGPDQVQLSSAYDKRFSDGCLSSLGKALGNIARVVPHGLLVFFPSYPVMEKSLEFWRAHDFARKLEALKPVFVEPRSKADFSEVMGAYYASIASPASRGAAFLAVCRGKASEGLDFADMNGRGVVVTGLPYPPRKDPRVVLKMQFLDEMKGQSRAGGQVLSGQDWYRQQASRAVNQAIGRVIRHRHDYGAIFLCDHRFMSADARAQLPSWVRPHVKVYDHFGHIIRDVAQFFRVAQKTMPVPAPLAAAASLGQGEAAVTAMSPGPLSTRKAKSLDVHVPSLRRTPTGGPHTHAPTGLPAARDTEDAEGSLCVRYEQEPTHAQRRPVGLLAALEHSEQLAGGPGDEAPPREEEAQCCSTSSLPREKRSGDEQRGGRRKIRLVSNQEGPAAGAQAGRARLFMVAVKQALSQASFAVFTQTLQDYKGSDDFQALADRLGPLFAEDPRKHKLLQGFYQFVRPHHKERFEQLCLQLTGQGCGNLPNHSLPPGQWARLALEPSGRRQRDSKLTLSQGAARQLDPGEHLNQGGPHLASRPPPQGDPGGWQKGSGAARAEARGQPAVSAYLADARRALGSAGCSQLLAALTTYKRDDDFEKVVAVVAALTTSRPEDLALLQRFSMFVRPHHKERFRQTCADLTGQPAPGTSTELPGPREGSPTVPPDLAPGAAGPGPSEQERPGTTQSKISSFLTRGPPGAPLGHTQPQSGRSPVGPWEAGPSSRPAVLTAVPAAGLVCPGCRVEEAVPFQCPSCDFHCCRACWQQHLQANRRMCPACYATTRKQSLSQIFWPESQ, encoded by the exons GGGTTCCTCTGGAGAACAGCATCATGTCCCAACGCCAAGGGCTGGTATCACTTACCTGGTGTGGCTGAGACCCACACAGCCTGCATTTCAGCCACCCTCTGTGCTCTCCCGAGGACAGGCCAATATGCCCAAGATAACCCTGAACGGTGTGATGGTGGATTTCCCTTTCCAGCCATACAGATGCCAGGAGGAGTACATGACTAAGGTTCTGGAGTGTCTGCAGAAG AAAGTGAACGGCATCCTGGAGAGCCCCACAGGTACAGGGAAGACcctgtgcctgctgtgtgccacgCTGGCCTGGCGGGAGCACCTCCGCGATGCCATCTCTGCCCACAAGATCGCTGAGAGGGTGCCAGGGGAGCTCTTTCTCCATCGCCCCTTATCATCCTGGGGGAATGCTGCTTCAGATGGAGACGCCACAG CCTGCTCCATGGACATCCCAAAGGTCATTTATGCCTCCAGGACCCACTCGCAGCTCACGCAGGCCATCAGCGAGCTTCGGAACACCTCCTACCG GCCCAGGGTGTGCGTTCTGGGCTCCCGGGAACAGCTGTGCATCCACCCCGAGGTGAAGAAGCAAGAGAGTAACCATCTGCAG ATCCACCTGTGCCGCAAGAAGGTAGCGAGCCACTCCTGTCATTTCTACAACAATGTTGAAG AGAAGAGCCTGGAGCAGGAGCTGGCCACCCCCATCATGGACATCGAGGACCTGGTCAGGAGTGGGAACAGGCACAA GCTGTGCCCGTATTACCTGTCCCGGAACCTGAGGCAGCAGGCGGACATCATCTTCATGCCGTACAACTACCTGCTGGACGCCAAG AGTCGCCGGGCACACAACATCGACCTGAAGGGGACGGTGGTGATCTTTGATGAAGCTCACAACGTG GAGAAGATGTGCGAGGAGTCGGCATCCTTTGACCTGACCCCCCACGACGTGGCCTCTGGACTGAGCGCTGTGGACCAGGTTCTGGAGGAGCAGGCCAAGGCGGCCCAGCAGGGCGAGCCCGGCCCGGCGTTCGGCGCCGACTCCAGCTCAG TGCTGAACATGGAGCTGGAAGACCTCGCGAAGCTGAAGA TGATCCTGCTTCGCCTGGAGGAGGCCATTGATGCTGTTGAGCTGCCCGGAGATGACAGAGGTGTCACCAAGCCAGGGAG cTTTATCTTTGAGCTGTTTGCTGAGGCCCAGATCACATCTCAGACCAAGAGCTGCATCCTGGACTCTCTGGACCAGGTCATCCAACACCTGGCAGGAC GTGCAGGGCTGCTCACCAGCACGGTGGGGCTGCAGAAGCTCTCGGACATCATCCAG TTCTTCGCCTGCCTGGATGTTGACCAGCATGGGCTTCCTCCACTGCCTCTGTTTCTAGAAGGATCCAGCGGACCAGGCCTCTGTGTG ATCGTGTTCAACGCAGATCCTGCTGATGGTGGCTCTGCTCCCGTGGTGGGGCCTGGGGGCTCTCAGTCCTACAAG GTGCACATTCACCCTGACGCCAGTCACCGGAAGACAGCTCAGCTGTCAGACGCCTGgggcagcacagcagccagaaGGCAAG GGAAGGTGCTCAGTTACTGGTGCTTCAGCCCTGGGCACAGCATGCGTGAGCTGGCCCACCAGGGCGTCCGTTCCCTCATCCTCACCAGCGGGACGCTGGCCCCCGTGTCCTCGCTCGCCCTGGAGATGCAGAT CCCTTTCCCAGTCTGCCTGGAAAACCCACATGTCATCGACAAGCACCAGATCTGGGTGGGAATCGTCCCCAAAGGCCCTGACCAAGTCCAGCTGAGCTCCGCCTATGACAAACG GTTCTCTGATGGCTGCTTATCCTCCTTGGGGAAGGCGCTAG GCAACATCGCCCGCGTCGTCCCCCATGGGCTCCTGGTCTTCTTCCCCTCATACCCGGTCATGGAGAAAAGCCTGGAATTCTGGCGG gCCCATGACTTTGCCCGGAAGCTGGAGGCCCTGAAACCTGTGTTTGTGGAGCCCAGGAGCAAGGCTGACTTCTCAGAG GTGATGGGTGCTTACTATGCGAGCATTGCCTCCCCTGCATCCCGTGGGGCTGCCTTCCTGGCTGTGTGCCGGGGAAAG GCCAGTGAGGGGCTGGACTTCGCAGACATGAATGGCCGAGGGGTGGTCGTCACAGGCCTCCCGTACCCCCCACGCAAGGACCCCCGGGTGGTCCTGAAGATGCAGTTCCTGGATGAGATGAAGGGCCAGAGCAGGGCTGGCGGCCAG GTCCTGTCCGGGCAAGACTGGTACCGGCAGCAGGCGTCCAGGGCTGTGAACCAGGCCATCGGGCGGGTCATCCGGCATCGCCATGACTATGGCGCCATCTTCCTCTGTGACCACAG GTTCATGTCTGCAGACGCCAGAGCCCAGCTGCCCTCCTGGGTACGCCCCCACGTCAAGGTGTACGATCACTTCGGCCACATCATCCGAGACGTGGCCCAGTTCTTCCGTGTTGCCCAGAAAACA ATGCCGGTGCCGGCCCCCCTGGCTGCTGCCGCGAGCCTGGGCCAGGGAGAAGCTGCTGTCACGGCCATGTCGCCCGGGCCCCTCTCCACCAGGAAAGCCAAGAGTCTGGATGTGCACGTCCCCAGCCTGAGGCGGACACCCACAG GTGGGCCCCACACCCATGCTCCCACAGGGCTGCCAGCCGCCCGGGACACCGAGGACGCCGAGGGCAGCCTGTGTGTGAGGTATGAGCAGGAGCCCACCCACGCCCAGCGGAGGCCCGTGGGGCTGCTGGCCGCCCTGGAACACAGCGAGCAGCTGGCCGGGGGGCCTGGGGACGAGGCCCCGCCCAGGGAGGAAGAG GCACAGTGCTGCTCCACCTCATCCCTCCCAAGAGAGAAGAGGTCTGGGGAcgagcagagaggagggaggaggaagatcAGACTGGTCAGCAATCAG GAGGGGCCGGCGGCTGGAGCCCAGGCGGGCAGGGCCAGGCTGTTCATGGTGGCCGTGAAGCAGGCGCTGAGCCAGGCCAGCTTCGCCGTCTTCACCCAGACCCTGCAAGACTACAAGGGCTCCGATGACTTCCAGGCCCTGGCAGACCGCCTTGGCCCGCTCTTTGCTGAGGACCCCAGGAAGCACAAGCTGCTCCAAG GCTTCTACCAGTTCGTGCGGCCCCACCACAAGGAGCGTTTTGAACAGCTCTGCCTGCAGCTGACGGGCCAGGGCTGCGGTAACCTGCCCAATCACAGCCTTCCCCCTGGGCAGTGGGCACGACTGGCCTTGGAGCCCAGTG GAAGGAGGCAGCGTGACTCCAAACTGACACTGTCCCAGGGCGCGGCCAGGCAGCTGGACCCTGGGGAACATCTGAACCAGGGTGGGCCCCACCTGGCCTCCAGGCCACCACCCCAAG GAGACCCTGGCGGTTGGCAAAAGGGGTCTGGAGCCGCTAGAGCAGAGGCGCGGGGCCAGCCTGCCGTGAGTGCCTACCTGGCAGATGCCCGCCGGGCCTTGGGCTCTGCAGGCTGTAGCCAGCTCCTGGCAGCACTGACCACCTACAAACGGGATGATGACTTTGAGAAGGTGGTGGCTGTGGTGGCGGCACTTACCACATCGAGGCCAGAGGATTTGGCCCTGTTGCAGA GGTTCAGCATGTTTGTGCGTCCGCACCACAAGGAACGCTTCCGGCAGACGTGCGCAGACCTGACCGGCCAACCTGCCCCAGGCACGAGCACCGAGCTGCCAGGACCCCGGGAAGGGAGCCCCACCGTGCCTCCTGACCTCGCCCCCGGGGCTGCTGGGCCAG GCCCCTCAGAGCAGGAGAGGCCAGGGACGACTCAGAGCAAGATCTCCTCCTTCCTGACACGGGGGCCCCCCGGGGCCCCCCTGGGACACACGCAGCCCCAGAGTGGTAGGTCTCCTGTGGGGCCGTGGGAGGCCGGCCCAAGCAGCAGGCCGGCGGTGCTCACAGCGGTCCCTGCGGCAGGCCTGGTGTGCCCCGGCTGCAGGGTGGAGGAAGCGGTCCCCTTCCAGTGCCCCTCCTGTGACTTTCACTGCTGCCGGGCCTGCTGGCAACAGCACCTCCAG GCCAATAGGAGGATGTGCCCTGCCTGCTATGCCACCACCAGGAAGCAGAGCCTCTCGCAGATCTTCTGGCCGGAGTCCCAGTGA
- the RTEL1 gene encoding regulator of telomere elongation helicase 1 isoform X7, with protein sequence MGSGCRRALLNRSLGGGFFVTRPCRKGGQSVFRGSSGEQHHVPTPRAGITYLVWLRPTQPAFQPPSVLSRGQANMPKITLNGVMVDFPFQPYRCQEEYMTKVLECLQKKVNGILESPTGTGKTLCLLCATLAWREHLRDAISAHKIAERVPGELFLHRPLSSWGNAASDGDATACSMDIPKVIYASRTHSQLTQAISELRNTSYRPRVCVLGSREQLCIHPEVKKQESNHLQIHLCRKKVASHSCHFYNNVEEKSLEQELATPIMDIEDLVRSGNRHKLCPYYLSRNLRQQADIIFMPYNYLLDAKSRRAHNIDLKGTVVIFDEAHNVEKMCEESASFDLTPHDVASGLSAVDQVLEEQAKAAQQGEPGPAFGADSSSVLNMELEDLAKLKMILLRLEEAIDAVELPGDDRGVTKPGSFIFELFAEAQITSQTKSCILDSLDQVIQHLAGRAGLLTSTVGLQKLSDIIQIVFNADPADGGSAPVVGPGGSQSYKVHIHPDASHRKTAQLSDAWGSTAARRQGKVLSYWCFSPGHSMRELAHQGVRSLILTSGTLAPVSSLALEMQIPFPVCLENPHVIDKHQIWVGIVPKGPDQVQLSSAYDKRFSDGCLSSLGKALGNIARVVPHGLLVFFPSYPVMEKSLEFWRAHDFARKLEALKPVFVEPRSKADFSEVMGAYYASIASPASRGAAFLAVCRGKASEGLDFADMNGRGVVVTGLPYPPRKDPRVVLKMQFLDEMKGQSRAGGQVLSGQDWYRQQASRAVNQAIGRVIRHRHDYGAIFLCDHRFMSADARAQLPSWVRPHVKVYDHFGHIIRDVAQFFRVAQKTMPVPAPLAAAASLGQGEAAVTAMSPGPLSTRKAKSLDVHVPSLRRTPTGLPAARDTEDAEGSLCVRYEQEPTHAQRRPVGLLAALEHSEQLAGGPGDEAPPREEEAQCCSTSSLPREKRSGDEQRGGRRKIRLVSNQEGPAAGAQAGRARLFMVAVKQALSQASFAVFTQTLQDYKGSDDFQALADRLGPLFAEDPRKHKLLQGFYQFVRPHHKERFEQLCLQLTGQGCGNLPNHSLPPGQWARLALEPSGRRQRDSKLTLSQGAARQLDPGEHLNQGGPHLASRPPPQGDPGGWQKGSGAARAEARGQPAVSAYLADARRALGSAGCSQLLAALTTYKRDDDFEKVVAVVAALTTSRPEDLALLQRFSMFVRPHHKERFRQTCADLTGQPAPGTSTELPGPREGSPTVPPDLAPGAAGPGPSEQERPGTTQSKISSFLTRGPPGAPLGHTQPQSGRSPVGPWEAGPSSRPAVLTAVPAAGLVCPGCRVEEAVPFQCPSCDFHCCRACWQQHLQANRRMCPACYATTRKQSLSQIFWPESQ encoded by the exons GGGTTCCTCTGGAGAACAGCATCATGTCCCAACGCCAAGGGCTGGTATCACTTACCTGGTGTGGCTGAGACCCACACAGCCTGCATTTCAGCCACCCTCTGTGCTCTCCCGAGGACAGGCCAATATGCCCAAGATAACCCTGAACGGTGTGATGGTGGATTTCCCTTTCCAGCCATACAGATGCCAGGAGGAGTACATGACTAAGGTTCTGGAGTGTCTGCAGAAG AAAGTGAACGGCATCCTGGAGAGCCCCACAGGTACAGGGAAGACcctgtgcctgctgtgtgccacgCTGGCCTGGCGGGAGCACCTCCGCGATGCCATCTCTGCCCACAAGATCGCTGAGAGGGTGCCAGGGGAGCTCTTTCTCCATCGCCCCTTATCATCCTGGGGGAATGCTGCTTCAGATGGAGACGCCACAG CCTGCTCCATGGACATCCCAAAGGTCATTTATGCCTCCAGGACCCACTCGCAGCTCACGCAGGCCATCAGCGAGCTTCGGAACACCTCCTACCG GCCCAGGGTGTGCGTTCTGGGCTCCCGGGAACAGCTGTGCATCCACCCCGAGGTGAAGAAGCAAGAGAGTAACCATCTGCAG ATCCACCTGTGCCGCAAGAAGGTAGCGAGCCACTCCTGTCATTTCTACAACAATGTTGAAG AGAAGAGCCTGGAGCAGGAGCTGGCCACCCCCATCATGGACATCGAGGACCTGGTCAGGAGTGGGAACAGGCACAA GCTGTGCCCGTATTACCTGTCCCGGAACCTGAGGCAGCAGGCGGACATCATCTTCATGCCGTACAACTACCTGCTGGACGCCAAG AGTCGCCGGGCACACAACATCGACCTGAAGGGGACGGTGGTGATCTTTGATGAAGCTCACAACGTG GAGAAGATGTGCGAGGAGTCGGCATCCTTTGACCTGACCCCCCACGACGTGGCCTCTGGACTGAGCGCTGTGGACCAGGTTCTGGAGGAGCAGGCCAAGGCGGCCCAGCAGGGCGAGCCCGGCCCGGCGTTCGGCGCCGACTCCAGCTCAG TGCTGAACATGGAGCTGGAAGACCTCGCGAAGCTGAAGA TGATCCTGCTTCGCCTGGAGGAGGCCATTGATGCTGTTGAGCTGCCCGGAGATGACAGAGGTGTCACCAAGCCAGGGAG cTTTATCTTTGAGCTGTTTGCTGAGGCCCAGATCACATCTCAGACCAAGAGCTGCATCCTGGACTCTCTGGACCAGGTCATCCAACACCTGGCAGGAC GTGCAGGGCTGCTCACCAGCACGGTGGGGCTGCAGAAGCTCTCGGACATCATCCAG ATCGTGTTCAACGCAGATCCTGCTGATGGTGGCTCTGCTCCCGTGGTGGGGCCTGGGGGCTCTCAGTCCTACAAG GTGCACATTCACCCTGACGCCAGTCACCGGAAGACAGCTCAGCTGTCAGACGCCTGgggcagcacagcagccagaaGGCAAG GGAAGGTGCTCAGTTACTGGTGCTTCAGCCCTGGGCACAGCATGCGTGAGCTGGCCCACCAGGGCGTCCGTTCCCTCATCCTCACCAGCGGGACGCTGGCCCCCGTGTCCTCGCTCGCCCTGGAGATGCAGAT CCCTTTCCCAGTCTGCCTGGAAAACCCACATGTCATCGACAAGCACCAGATCTGGGTGGGAATCGTCCCCAAAGGCCCTGACCAAGTCCAGCTGAGCTCCGCCTATGACAAACG GTTCTCTGATGGCTGCTTATCCTCCTTGGGGAAGGCGCTAG GCAACATCGCCCGCGTCGTCCCCCATGGGCTCCTGGTCTTCTTCCCCTCATACCCGGTCATGGAGAAAAGCCTGGAATTCTGGCGG gCCCATGACTTTGCCCGGAAGCTGGAGGCCCTGAAACCTGTGTTTGTGGAGCCCAGGAGCAAGGCTGACTTCTCAGAG GTGATGGGTGCTTACTATGCGAGCATTGCCTCCCCTGCATCCCGTGGGGCTGCCTTCCTGGCTGTGTGCCGGGGAAAG GCCAGTGAGGGGCTGGACTTCGCAGACATGAATGGCCGAGGGGTGGTCGTCACAGGCCTCCCGTACCCCCCACGCAAGGACCCCCGGGTGGTCCTGAAGATGCAGTTCCTGGATGAGATGAAGGGCCAGAGCAGGGCTGGCGGCCAG GTCCTGTCCGGGCAAGACTGGTACCGGCAGCAGGCGTCCAGGGCTGTGAACCAGGCCATCGGGCGGGTCATCCGGCATCGCCATGACTATGGCGCCATCTTCCTCTGTGACCACAG GTTCATGTCTGCAGACGCCAGAGCCCAGCTGCCCTCCTGGGTACGCCCCCACGTCAAGGTGTACGATCACTTCGGCCACATCATCCGAGACGTGGCCCAGTTCTTCCGTGTTGCCCAGAAAACA ATGCCGGTGCCGGCCCCCCTGGCTGCTGCCGCGAGCCTGGGCCAGGGAGAAGCTGCTGTCACGGCCATGTCGCCCGGGCCCCTCTCCACCAGGAAAGCCAAGAGTCTGGATGTGCACGTCCCCAGCCTGAGGCGGACACCCACAG GGCTGCCAGCCGCCCGGGACACCGAGGACGCCGAGGGCAGCCTGTGTGTGAGGTATGAGCAGGAGCCCACCCACGCCCAGCGGAGGCCCGTGGGGCTGCTGGCCGCCCTGGAACACAGCGAGCAGCTGGCCGGGGGGCCTGGGGACGAGGCCCCGCCCAGGGAGGAAGAG GCACAGTGCTGCTCCACCTCATCCCTCCCAAGAGAGAAGAGGTCTGGGGAcgagcagagaggagggaggaggaagatcAGACTGGTCAGCAATCAG GAGGGGCCGGCGGCTGGAGCCCAGGCGGGCAGGGCCAGGCTGTTCATGGTGGCCGTGAAGCAGGCGCTGAGCCAGGCCAGCTTCGCCGTCTTCACCCAGACCCTGCAAGACTACAAGGGCTCCGATGACTTCCAGGCCCTGGCAGACCGCCTTGGCCCGCTCTTTGCTGAGGACCCCAGGAAGCACAAGCTGCTCCAAG GCTTCTACCAGTTCGTGCGGCCCCACCACAAGGAGCGTTTTGAACAGCTCTGCCTGCAGCTGACGGGCCAGGGCTGCGGTAACCTGCCCAATCACAGCCTTCCCCCTGGGCAGTGGGCACGACTGGCCTTGGAGCCCAGTG GAAGGAGGCAGCGTGACTCCAAACTGACACTGTCCCAGGGCGCGGCCAGGCAGCTGGACCCTGGGGAACATCTGAACCAGGGTGGGCCCCACCTGGCCTCCAGGCCACCACCCCAAG GAGACCCTGGCGGTTGGCAAAAGGGGTCTGGAGCCGCTAGAGCAGAGGCGCGGGGCCAGCCTGCCGTGAGTGCCTACCTGGCAGATGCCCGCCGGGCCTTGGGCTCTGCAGGCTGTAGCCAGCTCCTGGCAGCACTGACCACCTACAAACGGGATGATGACTTTGAGAAGGTGGTGGCTGTGGTGGCGGCACTTACCACATCGAGGCCAGAGGATTTGGCCCTGTTGCAGA GGTTCAGCATGTTTGTGCGTCCGCACCACAAGGAACGCTTCCGGCAGACGTGCGCAGACCTGACCGGCCAACCTGCCCCAGGCACGAGCACCGAGCTGCCAGGACCCCGGGAAGGGAGCCCCACCGTGCCTCCTGACCTCGCCCCCGGGGCTGCTGGGCCAG GCCCCTCAGAGCAGGAGAGGCCAGGGACGACTCAGAGCAAGATCTCCTCCTTCCTGACACGGGGGCCCCCCGGGGCCCCCCTGGGACACACGCAGCCCCAGAGTGGTAGGTCTCCTGTGGGGCCGTGGGAGGCCGGCCCAAGCAGCAGGCCGGCGGTGCTCACAGCGGTCCCTGCGGCAGGCCTGGTGTGCCCCGGCTGCAGGGTGGAGGAAGCGGTCCCCTTCCAGTGCCCCTCCTGTGACTTTCACTGCTGCCGGGCCTGCTGGCAACAGCACCTCCAG GCCAATAGGAGGATGTGCCCTGCCTGCTATGCCACCACCAGGAAGCAGAGCCTCTCGCAGATCTTCTGGCCGGAGTCCCAGTGA